Proteins from one Bacteroides zhangwenhongii genomic window:
- a CDS encoding 2-amino-4-hydroxy-6-hydroxymethyldihydropteridine diphosphokinase, with the protein MHKYIVCIGSNYNRTENLAFARQKLTEQFSPIYRASELETEPLFFKNPALFSNQVIMFFSDKDEELVKRILKDIELASGRLPEDKKEEKVCLDIDILLCDDKIIKPEDWEREYVQQSLSALYSSLSIK; encoded by the coding sequence ATGCACAAATACATTGTTTGCATAGGGAGCAACTACAATAGAACGGAGAATCTGGCTTTTGCCAGGCAGAAACTGACGGAACAGTTTTCTCCTATCTACCGGGCATCCGAGTTGGAGACGGAACCTTTGTTCTTCAAAAATCCGGCTTTGTTTTCCAATCAAGTGATTATGTTCTTTTCGGATAAGGATGAGGAACTCGTGAAGAGGATACTGAAAGACATAGAACTGGCTTCCGGTCGTCTGCCGGAGGATAAGAAGGAAGAGAAAGTCTGTTTGGATATTGATATACTTTTGTGTGATGATAAAATAATAAAACCGGAAGATTGGGAGAGGGAATATGTGCAGCAGTCATTATCCGCTCTTTATTCTTCATTATCTATTAAATAA
- a CDS encoding NAD-dependent epimerase/dehydratase family protein — protein MKILITGIHGFVGSNIVKAMGRKHEIYGLDIVAPEKEGVVKTFSWNDFDEDKVVQVDAIIHLAGKAHDLKKTSGPEVYFKVNTGLTQKVYDWFLKSSAKKFIFFSSVKAAADFVPGDILTEDIVPNPVGPYGESKIKAEEYILSHPVADKQVYIMRPCMIHGPGNKGNLNLLYGVVKRGIPWPLGAFENHRCFTSIDNLCFAIEGLLAKDVASGIYNMCDDEALSTNDLITVICKALGKKTHIWYLPKGLMNLMSRIGDILHLPLNSERLTKLTENYVVSNTKIKKALGVDKMPIRAEEGLTQTIKSFVNTK, from the coding sequence ATGAAGATACTTATAACCGGAATACACGGCTTTGTCGGAAGTAATATTGTCAAAGCTATGGGACGGAAGCATGAGATTTATGGTCTCGATATTGTTGCACCGGAAAAAGAGGGTGTGGTCAAGACCTTTTCCTGGAATGATTTTGATGAAGATAAGGTGGTACAAGTAGATGCTATTATTCATCTTGCTGGCAAAGCGCATGATTTGAAAAAAACTTCTGGGCCAGAGGTGTATTTTAAGGTAAATACGGGTCTTACCCAAAAAGTGTATGATTGGTTTCTTAAATCATCGGCAAAGAAGTTTATCTTTTTCTCTTCTGTTAAGGCTGCAGCTGATTTTGTTCCGGGCGATATTCTTACTGAGGATATTGTTCCTAATCCTGTAGGGCCTTATGGTGAGTCTAAAATTAAGGCTGAGGAATATATATTATCGCATCCTGTGGCAGACAAGCAGGTGTATATCATGCGTCCTTGCATGATACATGGGCCTGGTAATAAAGGAAATCTCAATCTGCTTTATGGTGTGGTGAAGAGAGGAATACCCTGGCCTTTGGGAGCTTTTGAGAATCACCGTTGCTTTACCTCTATTGATAACCTTTGTTTTGCTATAGAAGGATTGCTTGCTAAAGATGTGGCTTCGGGTATTTATAATATGTGTGACGATGAGGCTTTATCAACTAATGATCTTATTACAGTTATTTGTAAAGCTTTGGGTAAAAAAACGCATATTTGGTATTTACCCAAAGGGCTGATGAACCTTATGAGCAGGATAGGAGATATCTTACATCTGCCGCTAAATTCAGAACGTTTGACTAAACTAACTGAAAATTATGTGGTAAGTAATACTAAGATAAAAAAAGCGTTGGGAGTGGATAAAATGCCTATACGTGCCGAAGAAGGTCTGACGCAAACCATAAAATCATTTGTAAATACGAAATAA
- a CDS encoding transglycosylase domain-containing protein, which produces MIRKIIKALWILLAIAVVAVVIIFVSISKGWIGYMPPVEELENPSYKFATEIFSEDEKVLGTWSYSKENRVYTAYKDLSPNIINALIATEDVRFAEHSGIDAKALFRAFVKRGLLFQKNAGGGSTLSQQLAKQLFTENVARNTLQRLFQKPIEWVIAVKLERYYTKEEILSMYLNKFDFLNNAVGIKTAAHTYFNREPKDLKIEEAATLVGMCKNPSLYNPVRFNERSRGRRNVVLEQMRKAGYITESECDSLQALPLKLSYNRVDHKEGLATYFREYLRGVMTATKPVKSNYRGWQMQKFYEDSLSWETNPLYGWCAKNKKKDGSNYNVYTDGLKIYTTLNSRMQQYAEEAVEEHLSYLQPLFFKEKVGSKNAPYARVLPAKRVEELLTKAMKQTERYRLMKEAGSSEQEIRKAFDTPQEMTVFSWTGSKDTIMTPMDSIRYYKSFLRTGFMSMDPMNGHVKAYVGGPNYTYFQYDMAMVGRRQVGSTIKPYLYTLAMENNFSPCDQVRHVEQTLITETGEPWSPRNSNKKRYGEMVTLKWGLANSDNWISAYLMGKLNPYELVRLIHSFGVRNKAIDPVVSLCLGPCEISVGEMVSAYTAFANRGIRVAPLFVTRIEDSEGNVISTFAPQMDEVISTSSVYKMLVMLRAVINEGTGGRVRRYGITADMGGKTGTTNENSDSWFMGFTPSLVSGCWVGGDERDIHFGSMTYGQGAAAALPIWAKYMKKVFDDPTLGYDQQETFKLPEGFDPCAGSETPDGEVEEMGLDDLFN; this is translated from the coding sequence ATGATTCGAAAAATAATAAAAGCTCTTTGGATTTTATTGGCAATCGCAGTAGTGGCTGTCGTCATTATTTTTGTTTCTATTTCGAAAGGTTGGATCGGCTATATGCCTCCAGTGGAGGAACTGGAGAATCCAAGTTATAAATTTGCGACGGAGATCTTTTCAGAGGATGAGAAAGTGCTCGGTACTTGGTCTTATAGTAAGGAAAATCGTGTGTATACAGCCTACAAGGACTTGTCACCCAATATTATTAATGCGTTGATTGCGACAGAAGATGTTCGTTTTGCCGAACACTCGGGGATTGACGCTAAGGCATTGTTCCGTGCATTTGTGAAACGTGGTTTGTTATTCCAGAAAAATGCGGGTGGGGGAAGTACTTTGTCACAGCAGCTTGCCAAGCAGTTGTTTACGGAGAATGTGGCGAGAAATACTCTCCAGCGTCTTTTCCAGAAACCGATTGAGTGGGTGATTGCCGTAAAACTCGAGCGTTATTACACCAAAGAGGAAATTCTGAGTATGTACCTCAATAAGTTTGATTTCCTGAATAATGCTGTCGGTATTAAGACGGCTGCGCATACTTATTTTAACCGTGAACCGAAGGACTTGAAAATAGAGGAAGCGGCTACCTTGGTTGGTATGTGTAAAAATCCGTCACTCTATAATCCTGTTCGTTTCAATGAGCGTTCTCGCGGCCGTCGTAATGTGGTGCTTGAACAGATGCGTAAAGCGGGATATATTACTGAATCCGAATGTGATTCTCTGCAAGCGCTTCCTTTGAAATTGTCGTATAATCGTGTTGACCACAAGGAAGGTTTGGCTACTTATTTCCGTGAATACCTGCGTGGTGTGATGACAGCAACCAAGCCGGTGAAGAGTAATTATCGTGGTTGGCAAATGCAGAAATTCTATGAAGACTCCCTTTCTTGGGAAACGAATCCTCTGTATGGCTGGTGCGCGAAGAATAAAAAGAAGGATGGTTCGAATTATAATGTCTACACGGACGGACTGAAGATTTATACGACTCTCAACTCGCGGATGCAACAATATGCGGAGGAGGCGGTAGAAGAACATTTGAGTTATTTGCAACCTTTGTTTTTCAAAGAAAAAGTAGGAAGTAAGAATGCGCCATACGCAAGAGTGCTGCCTGCGAAACGGGTGGAAGAACTGTTGACGAAGGCCATGAAACAGACAGAGCGTTACCGGCTGATGAAAGAGGCGGGGAGTTCTGAACAGGAGATTCGGAAAGCATTCGATACACCGCAGGAAATGACAGTCTTTTCGTGGACGGGAAGCAAGGACACGATTATGACTCCGATGGATTCAATCCGCTATTATAAATCATTCCTTCGTACTGGCTTTATGTCGATGGATCCTATGAACGGGCATGTGAAAGCTTATGTCGGAGGACCTAATTATACATATTTCCAATATGACATGGCGATGGTGGGGCGCCGTCAGGTAGGGTCTACTATCAAACCGTACTTGTATACGCTGGCTATGGAGAATAATTTTTCTCCTTGCGACCAGGTGCGCCACGTAGAGCAGACGTTGATTACAGAAACTGGGGAACCATGGTCGCCACGTAATTCCAATAAGAAGCGTTATGGTGAGATGGTTACTCTAAAATGGGGACTGGCTAATTCGGATAACTGGATTTCGGCTTATCTGATGGGCAAACTGAATCCGTATGAATTGGTGCGGCTGATCCATAGTTTCGGAGTGCGCAACAAGGCCATCGACCCGGTTGTTTCACTTTGTCTGGGACCTTGTGAGATTTCTGTCGGAGAGATGGTAAGTGCATATACTGCTTTTGCTAATAGGGGGATCCGGGTGGCTCCTTTGTTTGTGACCCGGATTGAGGACAGTGAAGGTAATGTGATTTCTACGTTTGCGCCACAAATGGATGAGGTGATCAGTACTTCAAGTGTATATAAAATGCTGGTCATGTTGCGTGCCGTTATAAATGAAGGAACGGGTGGACGTGTCCGACGTTATGGAATTACTGCGGATATGGGCGGAAAGACGGGGACGACAAATGAGAACTCGGATAGTTGGTTTATGGGCTTTACCCCTTCGTTGGTGTCCGGATGTTGGGTTGGAGGTGATGAACGTGATATCCACTTCGGATCGATGACATACGGACAGGGAGCTGCCGCCGCTTTGCCTATTTGGGCAAAATATATGAAGAAGGTATTTGATGACCCGACTTTGGGATACGATCAGCAGGAAACTTTTAAACTTCCGGAAGGATTCGATCCTTGTGCCGGTTCGGAGACTCCGGATGGCGAGGTGGAGGAAATGGGACTGGATGATCTTTTCAACTAA
- a CDS encoding ATP-binding protein, with protein sequence MEALQRLYPIGIQTFSKIREGNYLYVDKTEYIYQMTHSASSYVFLSRPRRFGKSLLTSTLHSYFSGRKDLFQGLAMERLEKEWIEYPVLHFDMSMAKHADKGRLERLLDFMLSDYERTFGLDPTAGDANLRLTRLIKCAYEKTGKKVVVLIDEYDAPLLDVVHEKENLGVLRNIMRNFYSPLKACDPYLKYVFLTGITKFSQLSIFSELNNIKNISMDEPYAAICGITEDEMLTQMKEDMERLAAKLNIPSEEVLLKLKENYDGYHFTYPSPDIYNPFSLLNAFADGKFGSYWFGSGTPTYLIKMLDKFGVNPSEIGPKQAKASIFDAPTETMTNIAPLLYQSGYITIKDYNKILDLYTLDIPNKEVRLGLMESLLPNYVGNETPEATTMVAYLFYDIQNGDMDSALRRLQTFLSTIPYCDNTKYEGHYQQLFYVIFSLLNYYVDIEVRTPRGRVDVVLRTKTTLYVMELKLDKTAGEAMEQINLKNYPERFALCGLPVVKVAINFDSERCTIGEWKLQTIDKW encoded by the coding sequence ATGGAAGCTTTGCAAAGATTATACCCAATAGGGATACAGACTTTTTCTAAGATTCGTGAGGGTAATTACCTCTATGTAGATAAAACGGAGTATATCTACCAGATGACACATTCGGCCTCTAGCTATGTGTTTCTGAGTCGTCCTCGCCGTTTTGGTAAGTCCTTGCTTACTTCTACTTTGCATAGTTATTTCTCTGGTCGTAAGGATCTGTTCCAAGGGTTAGCTATGGAGAGATTGGAGAAAGAGTGGATAGAGTATCCGGTGCTTCATTTTGATATGAGTATGGCGAAGCATGCGGATAAGGGGCGTTTGGAACGTTTGCTTGACTTTATGCTTTCAGACTATGAGCGGACATTCGGCCTCGATCCAACTGCCGGTGATGCTAATCTACGATTAACCCGTCTTATCAAGTGTGCTTATGAAAAGACAGGGAAAAAGGTTGTAGTTCTTATAGACGAATACGATGCTCCTTTGCTTGATGTGGTGCATGAAAAGGAAAATCTAGGCGTATTACGTAATATCATGCGTAACTTCTATAGTCCCTTGAAGGCTTGTGATCCTTATCTGAAGTATGTGTTTCTGACTGGTATCACCAAGTTCTCTCAGTTGAGTATCTTTAGCGAGTTGAATAATATCAAGAATATCAGCATGGATGAGCCATACGCTGCAATTTGCGGAATAACGGAGGATGAAATGCTAACGCAGATGAAAGAGGATATGGAGAGATTGGCCGCGAAATTGAATATTCCTTCTGAAGAGGTCTTGCTGAAGTTGAAGGAGAATTATGACGGTTACCATTTTACCTATCCGTCTCCCGACATCTATAATCCGTTCAGTCTGTTGAATGCTTTCGCGGACGGTAAATTTGGTTCTTACTGGTTCGGTAGCGGCACTCCTACATACTTGATAAAGATGTTGGACAAATTTGGTGTAAATCCTTCAGAGATCGGTCCCAAACAAGCGAAAGCTTCCATTTTTGATGCTCCTACCGAGACCATGACGAATATCGCTCCTTTGCTATATCAGAGCGGTTATATCACCATAAAGGATTATAATAAGATTCTGGACCTTTATACGCTTGATATTCCGAATAAGGAAGTCCGTCTGGGTCTTATGGAAAGCCTTCTTCCTAACTATGTAGGCAATGAGACCCCGGAAGCCACCACTATGGTTGCCTATCTTTTTTATGATATTCAGAACGGTGATATGGATTCTGCCTTGCGTCGTTTGCAGACTTTTTTGTCTACCATTCCTTATTGCGACAATACTAAATATGAGGGGCATTACCAGCAACTTTTTTACGTCATATTCAGTCTGCTGAATTATTATGTAGATATTGAAGTCCGTACTCCCCGTGGTCGAGTGGATGTGGTGCTTCGTACGAAAACCACGCTCTATGTGATGGAGTTGAAGCTTGATAAGACTGCCGGTGAAGCTATGGAGCAGATCAACCTGAAGAATTATCCTGAACGCTTCGCTTTATGCGGGCTTCCGGTCGTGAAAGTGGCGATCAACTTTGATAGTGAACGCTGTACGATAGGAGAATGGAAATTACAGACTATTGATAAATGGTGA
- a CDS encoding ATP-binding protein: METLQRLYPIGIQTFSEIREKNYLYIDKTEYVYRMTHFAKYVFLSRPRRFGKSLLTSTLHSYFSGRKDLFQGLAMERLEKDWTEYPVLHFDMSMAKHVDKGRLERLLDFMLSDYERTFGLDTTAGDANLRLTRLIKCAYEKTGRQVVVLIDEYDAPLLDVVHEKENLGVLRNIMRNFYSPLKACDPYLKYVFLTGITKFSQLSIFSELNNIKNISMDEPYAAICGITEDEMLTQMKEDMEMLAAKLNISSEEVLLKLKENYDGYHFTYPSPDIYNPFSLLNAFADGKFGSYWFGSGTPTYLIKMLEKFGVEPSEIGNNHAEVSAFDAPTETMTDIIPLLYQSGYITIKDYDESIDLYTLDIPNKEVRLGLMKSLLPNYVASKTRETTTMVAYLSRDIRNDDMDSALRRLQTFLSTIPYCDNTRYEGHYQQMFYIIFSLLGSFVDIEVRTPRGRVDVVLRTKTTLYVMELKLDKTAGEAMEQINLKNYPERFALCGLPVVKVAINFDSERCTIGDWIIEK; encoded by the coding sequence ATGGAAACTTTGCAAAGATTATACCCTATAGGGATACAGACTTTTTCTGAAATTCGTGAGAAGAATTACCTTTATATCGATAAGACGGAATACGTTTATCGCATGACTCATTTTGCGAAATATGTGTTTCTGAGTCGTCCTCGCCGTTTTGGTAAGTCTTTGCTTACTTCTACTTTGCATAGTTATTTTTCGGGTCGTAAGGATTTGTTCCAAGGGTTGGCTATGGAGAGATTGGAGAAGGATTGGACAGAGTATCCGGTGCTCCATTTCGATATGAGTATGGCGAAGCATGTGGATAAGGGGCGTTTGGAACGTTTGCTTGACTTTATGCTTTCAGACTATGAGCGGACCTTCGGTCTCGATACAACTGCCGGTGATGCTAATCTACGATTAACCCGTCTTATCAAGTGTGCTTATGAAAAGACAGGTAGGCAAGTTGTAGTTCTTATAGACGAATATGACGCTCCTTTGCTTGATGTGGTGCATGAAAAGGAAAATCTAGGCGTATTACGTAATATCATGCGTAACTTCTATAGTCCCTTGAAGGCTTGTGATCCTTATCTGAAGTATGTGTTTTTGACGGGTATCACCAAGTTCTCTCAGTTGAGTATCTTTAGCGAGTTGAATAATATCAAGAATATCAGCATGGATGAGCCATACGCTGCGATCTGCGGAATAACGGAGGATGAAATGCTAACGCAGATGAAAGAGGATATGGAGATGTTGGCCGCGAAATTGAATATTTCCTCTGAAGAAGTCTTGCTGAAGTTGAAGGAGAATTATGACGGTTATCATTTTACCTATCCGTCTCCCGACATCTATAATCCGTTCAGTCTGTTGAATGCTTTTGCGGACGGTAAATTTGGTTCTTACTGGTTTGGTAGCGGTACTCCTACATACTTGATAAAGATGTTGGAGAAGTTTGGTGTTGAACCTTCGGAGATCGGTAATAACCATGCGGAAGTTTCCGCTTTTGATGCTCCTACTGAAACAATGACTGATATTATTCCATTATTATATCAGAGTGGTTATATCACTATCAAGGATTATGATGAGAGTATTGACCTGTATACGTTGGATATTCCTAACAAAGAAGTACGGTTGGGTTTAATGAAAAGCCTTTTACCTAATTACGTGGCCAGCAAAACTCGGGAAACTACTACTATGGTAGCCTATCTTTCCCGTGATATCCGTAATGATGATATGGATTCTGCGTTGCGTCGGCTGCAGACTTTCTTGTCTACCATTCCTTATTGTGATAATACGAGGTATGAAGGTCACTATCAGCAGATGTTCTACATCATTTTCAGCTTATTGGGTTCTTTTGTGGATATTGAAGTCCGTACTCCCCGTGGTCGAGTGGATGTGGTGCTTCGTACGAAAACCACGCTCTATGTGATGGAATTGAAGCTTGATAAGACTGCCGGTGAAGCAATGGAACAGATCAATCTGAAGAATTATCCTGAACGCTTCGCTTTGTGTGGGCTTCCGGTCGTGAAAGTGGCGATCAACTTTGATAGTGAACGCTGCACGATAGGAGACTGGATAATTGAAAAATAA
- a CDS encoding WbuC family cupin fold metalloprotein produces MEINDKLLDELLAQAGTNERRRINLDLRNGEGDTSQRMLNALLPGTLVPIHRHTKTIETVILLRGHITELFYDEKGVECARHELNPAYGIYGVQVPAGMWHTLIVHEPSVIIEMKDGAYVPITMDDIWQYE; encoded by the coding sequence ATGGAAATAAATGATAAACTACTTGATGAACTGTTAGCTCAGGCGGGAACAAATGAGAGGCGGCGCATTAATCTTGATTTGCGTAACGGTGAAGGTGACACTTCTCAGCGTATGCTTAATGCCTTGCTACCGGGAACGCTTGTTCCTATTCATCGTCATACTAAAACAATTGAGACTGTCATTCTGCTTAGAGGTCATATAACGGAACTTTTTTATGATGAAAAAGGTGTTGAATGTGCTCGGCATGAATTGAATCCTGCATATGGTATTTATGGCGTACAAGTACCTGCCGGAATGTGGCATACTCTTATTGTGCATGAGCCTTCTGTCATTATAGAAATGAAAGATGGAGCTTATGTGCCAATTACTATGGATGATATTTGGCAATATGAATAA
- a CDS encoding MraY family glycosyltransferase encodes MFTYLLIAVLLLVLELAYFKIADKYNIIDKPNLRSSHTSIVLRGGGIIFLFGAWLYVAFYGFTCLWFLLGLTMLGGISFVDDIHSVPNKFRLIVQFTAMVLMFYQWGILLPEYWWMIVVALVVCTGIINAYNFMDGINGITGGYSLAVLIPLFILNLQEEFVDRNFIIVTLLSVLIFCFFNFRTKAKCFAGDVGSVSIAFILLYFLGSYILKSGNYWAILLLMVYGVDSVLTIFHRILLHENIGKPHRKHVYQLMANELHIKHVIVSTVYMVMQLIISLGAIYLPMNKYLYLVVVLVLLCIVYVLFKRKYYHLHEEYLRAKVNEK; translated from the coding sequence ATGTTTACGTATCTGTTGATAGCAGTATTACTGCTTGTTCTTGAACTAGCATATTTTAAAATTGCCGACAAGTATAATATCATAGACAAACCTAATTTACGTTCATCGCATACTTCTATTGTGTTGCGTGGCGGTGGTATCATTTTCTTGTTTGGAGCCTGGCTTTATGTGGCCTTTTATGGTTTTACTTGTCTTTGGTTCTTATTAGGTCTCACGATGTTAGGTGGTATCAGTTTTGTTGATGATATTCACTCAGTACCCAACAAGTTTCGTCTGATTGTACAGTTTACCGCTATGGTACTTATGTTTTACCAATGGGGTATTTTGTTGCCTGAATATTGGTGGATGATTGTCGTTGCCCTCGTAGTATGTACTGGTATTATCAATGCTTATAACTTTATGGACGGTATCAATGGCATTACCGGTGGTTATTCATTGGCGGTGCTTATTCCGTTATTTATTCTTAATTTGCAGGAGGAGTTTGTCGACCGGAACTTTATTATTGTGACTTTGCTTAGTGTGCTGATATTCTGCTTCTTTAACTTCCGTACTAAGGCAAAATGTTTTGCGGGTGATGTGGGGAGTGTATCTATTGCATTTATTCTGCTTTACTTTTTAGGCTCTTATATATTAAAAAGCGGAAACTACTGGGCTATTCTGCTATTAATGGTATATGGTGTTGATAGTGTGCTTACTATCTTCCATCGAATATTGTTGCATGAAAATATAGGCAAACCTCATCGTAAACATGTTTATCAACTGATGGCCAATGAATTGCACATTAAGCATGTGATAGTGTCGACCGTCTATATGGTTATGCAATTGATAATCTCTTTGGGGGCTATTTATTTGCCAATGAATAAGTATTTATATTTAGTTGTAGTGCTGGTATTACTTTGTATCGTCTATGTCTTGTTCAAGAGAAAATATTATCACCTACACGAAGAATATCTACGTGCAAAAGTTAATGAGAAATAA
- a CDS encoding ATP-binding protein has translation MEALQRLYPIGIQTFSKIREGNYLYVDKTGYIYQMTHSASSYVFLSRPRRFGKSLLTSTLHSYFSGRKDLFQGLAMERLEKEWIEYPVLHFDMSMAKHVDKERLERLLDFMLSDYERTFGLDTTAGDANLRLTRLIKCAYEKTGKKVVVLIDEYDAPLLDVVHEKENLGVLRNIMRNFYSPLKACDPYLKYVFLTGITKFSQLSIFSELNNIKNISMDEPYAAICGITEDEMLTQMKEDMGMLAAKLEITPEEVLLMLKENYDGYHFTYPSPDIYNPFSLLNAFADGKFGSYWFGSGTPTYLIKMLEKFGVEPSEIGNNHAEVSAFDAPTETMTDIIPLLYQSGYITIKDYDESIDLYTLDIPNKEVRLGLMKSLLPNYVASKTRETTTMVAYLSRDIRNDDMDSALRRLQTFLSTIPYCDNTRYEGHYQQMFYIIFSLLGSFVDVEVRTPRGRVDVVLRTKTTLYVMELKLDKTAGEAMEQINLKNYPERFALCGLPVVKVAINFDSERGTIGEWIIEK, from the coding sequence ATGGAAGCTTTGCAAAGATTATACCCAATAGGGATACAGACTTTTTCTAAGATTCGTGAGGGTAATTACCTCTATGTAGATAAAACGGGGTATATCTACCAGATGACACATTCGGCCTCTAGCTATGTGTTTCTGAGTCGTCCTCGCCGTTTTGGTAAGTCCTTGCTTACTTCTACTTTGCATAGTTATTTCTCTGGTCGTAAGGATCTGTTTCAAGGGTTAGCTATGGAGAGATTGGAGAAAGAGTGGATAGAGTATCCGGTGCTTCATTTTGATATGAGTATGGCGAAGCATGTGGATAAGGAGCGTTTGGAACGTTTGCTTGACTTTATGCTTTCAGACTATGAGCGGACCTTCGGCCTCGATACAACTGCCGGTGATGCTAATCTACGATTAACCCGTCTTATCAAGTGTGCTTATGAAAAGACAGGGAAAAAGGTTGTAGTTCTTATAGATGAATATGATGCTCCTTTGCTTGATGTGGTACATGAAAAGGAAAATCTAGGCGTATTACGTAATATCATGCGTAACTTCTATAGTCCCTTGAAGGCTTGTGATCCTTATCTGAAGTATGTGTTTTTGACGGGTATCACCAAGTTCTCTCAGTTGAGTATCTTTAGCGAATTGAATAATATCAAGAATATCAGCATGGATGAGCCATACGCTGCAATTTGCGGAATAACGGAGGATGAAATGCTAACGCAAATGAAAGAGGATATGGGGATGTTGGCTGCGAAACTGGAAATAACACCTGAAGAAGTCTTGCTGATGTTGAAGGAGAATTATGACGGTTATCATTTTACTTATCCGTCTCCCGACATCTATAATCCATTCAGTCTGTTGAATGCTTTTGCGGACGGTAAATTTGGTTCTTACTGGTTCGGTAGCGGTACTCCTACATACTTGATAAAGATGTTGGAAAAGTTCGGTGTTGAACCTTCTGAGATAGGTAATAACCATGCGGAGGTATCCGCTTTTGATGCTCCTACTGAAACAATGACTGATATTATTCCATTATTATATCAGAGTGGTTATATCACCATCAAGGATTATGATGAGAGTATTGACTTGTATACATTGGATATTCCTAACAAAGAAGTACGGTTGGGGCTAATGAAAAGCCTTTTACCTAATTACGTGGCCAGCAAAACTCGGGAAACGACTACCATGGTGGCTTATCTTTCGCGTGATATCCGTAATGATGATATGGATTCTGCGTTGCGTCGGCTGCAGACTTTCTTGTCTACCATTCCTTATTGTGACAATACGAGGTATGAAGGTCACTATCAGCAGATGTTCTACATCATTTTCAGCTTATTGGGTTCTTTTGTGGATGTTGAGGTCCGTACTCCCCGTGGTCGTGTGGATGTGGTGCTTCGTACGAAAACCACACTTTATGTGATGGAGTTGAAGCTTGATAAGACTGCCGGTGAAGCTATGGAACAGATCAACCTGAAGAATTATCCTGAACGCTTCGCTTTATGTGGACTTCCGGTCGTGAAAGTGGCGATAAACTTTGATAGTGAGCGGGGGACGATAGGAGAATGGATAATTGAAAAATAA